The following proteins are co-located in the Carassius gibelio isolate Cgi1373 ecotype wild population from Czech Republic chromosome A21, carGib1.2-hapl.c, whole genome shotgun sequence genome:
- the LOC127941575 gene encoding ras-related protein Rab-27B isoform X1, which translates to MFSSSSTMTDGDYDYLIKLLALGDSGVGKTTFLYRYTDNKFNPKFITTVGIDFREKRVVYTTNSSNGTTGKTFKVHLQLWDTAGQERFRSLTTAFFRDAMGFLLMFDLTSQQSFLNVRNWMSQLQANAYCENPDIVLVGNKADLNDQREVQEKQAKELADKYGIPYFETSAATGAEVDKAVVTLLDLVMKRMEQCVDKPAVDAHNTDGSSKLDAAAGNEKKCAC; encoded by the exons GTTCAGCTCCAGCAGCACTATGACCGATGGAGATTACGACTATCTGATCAAACTCCTGGCTCTCGGGGACTCCGGAGTGGGCAAGACCACCTTTCTCTACCGCTACACCGACAATAAGTTCAACCCCAAATTCATCACCACCGTGGGCATCGATTTCAGGGAAAAGAGAGTG GTTTATACGACGAACAGCTCCAATGGAACGACCGGAAAGACGTTTAAGGTTCACCTGCAGCTCTGGGACACGGCGGGACAGGAGAG ATTCAGGAGTTTGACCACGGCCTTCTTCAGGGATGCCATGGGTTTCCTGCTCATGTTCGATCTGACCAGTCAACAGAGCTTCCTCAACGTCAGGAACTGGATGA gtcagcTCCAGGCGAACGCGTATTGTGAGAATCCAGATATTGTTCTCGTGGGTAATAAAGCCGATCTGAACGACCAGAGAGAAGTCCAGGAGAAACAAGCGAAGGAACTAGCGGACAAATATGG AATTCCCTACTTCGAGACGAGTGCGGCGACCGGCGCTGAGGTGGACAAAGCCGTGGTGACGCTGCTGGATCTGGTGATGAAGAGGATGGAGCAGTGTGTGGACAAACCCGCGGTGGACGCACACAACACTGATGGAAGCAGCAAACTGGACGCCGCGGCGGGAAACGAGAAGAAGTGTGCGTGTTAA
- the LOC127941575 gene encoding ras-related protein Rab-27B isoform X2, with protein sequence MTDGDYDYLIKLLALGDSGVGKTTFLYRYTDNKFNPKFITTVGIDFREKRVVYTTNSSNGTTGKTFKVHLQLWDTAGQERFRSLTTAFFRDAMGFLLMFDLTSQQSFLNVRNWMSQLQANAYCENPDIVLVGNKADLNDQREVQEKQAKELADKYGIPYFETSAATGAEVDKAVVTLLDLVMKRMEQCVDKPAVDAHNTDGSSKLDAAAGNEKKCAC encoded by the exons ATGACCGATGGAGATTACGACTATCTGATCAAACTCCTGGCTCTCGGGGACTCCGGAGTGGGCAAGACCACCTTTCTCTACCGCTACACCGACAATAAGTTCAACCCCAAATTCATCACCACCGTGGGCATCGATTTCAGGGAAAAGAGAGTG GTTTATACGACGAACAGCTCCAATGGAACGACCGGAAAGACGTTTAAGGTTCACCTGCAGCTCTGGGACACGGCGGGACAGGAGAG ATTCAGGAGTTTGACCACGGCCTTCTTCAGGGATGCCATGGGTTTCCTGCTCATGTTCGATCTGACCAGTCAACAGAGCTTCCTCAACGTCAGGAACTGGATGA gtcagcTCCAGGCGAACGCGTATTGTGAGAATCCAGATATTGTTCTCGTGGGTAATAAAGCCGATCTGAACGACCAGAGAGAAGTCCAGGAGAAACAAGCGAAGGAACTAGCGGACAAATATGG AATTCCCTACTTCGAGACGAGTGCGGCGACCGGCGCTGAGGTGGACAAAGCCGTGGTGACGCTGCTGGATCTGGTGATGAAGAGGATGGAGCAGTGTGTGGACAAACCCGCGGTGGACGCACACAACACTGATGGAAGCAGCAAACTGGACGCCGCGGCGGGAAACGAGAAGAAGTGTGCGTGTTAA